The genomic DNA TGGGCGTTTCCGGGTTGTCGTCGATGTTGATCTTGGCAATGGTCAGCTTGTCACCGTACTCGCCGGCCAGTTGCTCCAGGATCGGCGCGACCATTTTGCAGGGGCCGCACCAGGGTGCCCAGTAGTCTACCAGCACCGGGCCGTCTGCATTAATGACCTGGGCTTCGAAGTCCGCGTCGGTCACATTGATAATCTCGCCGCTCATTGAATTCTCCTGAGATAGGGGGTTAGCTGGCCCGACGAACGGGCTGTTGCGATGATGGATAATATCAGGTCGTGGGTGCCGAATTTCAAGCGAGTGAGTGAATTATCGCGGTAGAGTTTGCCTATGACACCGTAACGCCATGATATTCCGTTAGAATTCGGGGGCGTTTATCTATTCTCTGGCTGCCCGGGGTGGGCATGAAAAGGGCAATGACCTTTCAGGAAAGGAGTGCATATGGAACATGGCGAGCATCTGGCGGCCATTGACCTGGGGTCCAACAGCTTCCACATGGTTGTGGCCCGGCAGGTCCACGGTGAGGTTCAGATTCTGGACGGTTTGTCCGAGAAGGTGCAGCTGGGTGCCGGGCTGGACCGGGATAACCGGCTGGATGCGGCTACCCAGGAACGGGCGCTGGACTGCCTGGGCCGGTTTGCCCAGCGCATTGCCGGTATCCCCCGCGGCAGTGTACGGGTGGTAGGCACCAATACCCTGCGCCAGGCCCGCAATGCCCGGGAATTCATTGATCGGGCGGAAGCGGTGCTGGGTCACGACATCGAGATCGTGGCCGGCCGCGAAGAGGCCCGTCTGATTTATCTGGGAGTGGCGCACAGCCTGGCGGATGATGCCGGTCAGCGGCTGGTGGTGGATATTGGTGGCGGTTCCACGGAGCTGATCATCGGCGAGCGTTTCGAATCCACCGAGACAGAATCCCTGCATATGGGTTGTGTCAGTTTTGCCCAGCGTTTCTTTGCCGACGGCAGTATCACCGAAAAGGCCTTCGACCGCGCCGTCACTGCCTCCCGCCAGGAGGTGCTGTCCATCCATGCCAACTATCGCCGTCTGGGCTGGAAGCATGCCGTGGGCGCGTCTGGCACCATCAAGGCCATCAGCCAGGTGTGTGTGGACAACGGTTGGTCAGAGACCGGTATCACCATGGAGGGCCTGAAAAAGGCCCGCAAGAAGGTGATCAAGGCCGGCAAGGTGGAGCAGCTGGATCTGAAGGGGCTGCGCGAAGACCGCAGGGCGATCTTTCCCTCCGGCCTGGCGATTCTCTATGGCATCTTTGAGCAGTTAAGCATTGATCAGATGGAAGTGTCCGGTGGCGCCCTGCGCGAAGGGCTCTTGTATGACCTGTTGGGACGTTTCGCCCACGAGGATGTCCGTGAGCGCAGCATTCAGTCGCTGATGAGCCGCCACCATGTGGAGCGGACCCAGGCGGAGCGCGTCTGCGACACCGCGATGGGTTTGTATCATCAGGTGGCAAAAAGCTGGCAGCTGGAGGACGACGAACTGGCGGACACCCTGCGTTGGGGCGCGTTGCTGCATGAAGTGGGGCTGGCTGTTTCCCATAGCCAGTTCCACAAGCATGGTGCCTATCTGGTAACCAACTCCGACCTGCCCGGGTTTTCCCGGCAGGAGCAGCAGGCCGTGGCGGTGCTGGTACGCGGCCACCGTCGCAAGCTGCCCCTGTCTGCCTTGTCGGAGTTGCCCGATGATGAGCAGCAAGGTCTGTTGCGACTGTGCCTGGTGCTGCGGCTGTCTGCCCGCTTGCACCATGCCCGCTGCGACGAAGTCATTCCCGAGATGGTCCTGGAAACCGACGACAAGGTCCTCTCCCTGCGTTTTCCCGAGCACTGGCTTGAAGAGCATCCGTTGACGCTGGCCGATCTGGAGCAGGAACAAGATTATTTCCGCAGCGCCGGGTACGAACTGAAATTGGGGTGAGGCGGGGGAGGCGAGTTGCGAAAGGCAAAACCGTTTTTCTGTTCACTCCTCAAAACTTGGGAGTGTCGTAGGGTGGGTGAGCCGCAGGCGAAGCCCACCGCTCTTTCACGCCACGCTTCGACCTCACCATGGTGGGTTACGGCCTTTGGCCTAACCCACCCTACACATGACGCTGGTGGATCTTATCCGCCCAGGGTTTCCAGCAAGGTCTGTTGAGCGATAAATACCGGCTCGCCATTCTCGGGTTGGGCGCGCAGGTAGCTGCCATCGGGTTGCAGTAGCCAGGCGCGGCTGTTATCGCGCAGGTAGTAATGCAGGCCCTGTTCAATCACCTGCGCCTTGAGCACCGGGTCGTTGACCGGGAAGCAGGTTTCCACCCGGTTGAACAGGTTGCGGTCCATCCAGTCGGCACTGGAGCAGTAAACCAGGTCCTCGCCGCCATGATGGAAGTGGTAAATGCGGGTATGTTCCAGGAAGCGGCCAATCACCGAGCGCACCCGGATATTCTCGGACAGCCCGGCCACACCCGGCTTCAGGCAGCAGATACCGCGCACGATCAGATCAATCTCCACCCCCGCCTGACTGGCTCGGTACAAGGCCTGAATGATCTTCTCTTCGGTGAGTGAATTGAATTTGGCAATAATGCGCGCCGGTTTGCCTGCGGTGGCCTGCTGCGTTTCAAAGTCGATCCATTCGATCAGCGATGGGTGTAGCGTAAAGGGCGAATGTTTCAGCTGCTTGAGTCGCGCTGCCTTGCCCATGCCGGTGAGCTCCTGGAAGATCTTGTGCACGTCCTGACAGATGCCTTTCTCGCAGGTCATCAGGCCGTAGTCGGTGTACAGCTTGGTGGTCTTGGTGTGGTAGTTGCCGGTGCCAAGATGCACATAGCGCTTGATGCCATCACCTTCGCGCCGCACTACCAGCAGCATCTTGGCGTGGGTCTTGTAGCCCACCACACCGTATACCACGATGGCGCCAGCTTCCTGCAGGCGCCGGGCCCCTTCGATATTGGACTCCTCATCGAAGCGGGCACGCAGTTCCACAATGGCGGTGACTTCCTTGCCGTTCCGGGCGGCGGTTTCCAGATGATCCAGAATCTCGGACTTGGTGCCGGTGCGGTACAGGGTCTGCTTGATGGCCAGCACCTTGGGATCGCGGGCCGCTTCCGCCAGCAAGTTGACCACAGGCTGGAAGGATTCATAGGGGTGGTGCAGCAGAATGTCGCCCTGATCCATGGCGTCAAAAATGGTGTCTGCTTTTTTGACCGCCGGCGCCAGTTTCGGTGTGAAAGGCGGATAGTGCAGGCGTGGGCGGTTCACGCTGGTGAACATGCGCGCCAGGTTCACCGGGCCGTTCACCTCGTACAGATCAATCTCGGTAAGCTCGAACTGCTCCAGCAAATAGTCGGTCAGGTGACGCGGGCAGTTGTCCGCCACTTCCAGGCGCACCTCGTCACCATAGCGCCGGGACAGCAGCTGCCCTTTCAGGGCGCTGGCCAGGTCTTCCACATCCTCATCCACTTCCATGTCTGCATTACGAGTGACTCGGAACTGGTAGCAGCCAGTGGCTTTCATGCCCGGGAAAAGATCCGATACATGGGCATGGATCATGGATGACAGGAAGACAAAGTTGTCGTCGCCGCTTTCGCTGATCTCGTCAGGAATACGGATCAGTCGGGGCAGGGAACGGGGAGCGGGCACAATAGCCAGGCCGGTGGACCGGCCAAAGGCATCCTTGCCGTCCAGTGACACGATAAAGTTCAGGCTCTTGTTGACCAGCCGTGGGAAGGGGTGAGACGGGTCCAGGGCGATGGGGGTGAGCACCGGATAGATCTGTTCGCGAAAATATTTTTTTACCCATTCAATTTGTGCTTCGGTCCAGTCTTCGCGACGCAGGAAGTCCACGCCTTCCTCGCGCAGGGCTGGAAGCAGAATGTTGTTGAGAATGTGGTACTGGCGGTCCACCGCCTCGTGGGTAATGCGGCTGATTTCCTTCAGGACTTCCTCTGCCAACATGCCGTCAGGACCGGGTTGGCCGGTGTGGGTTTCCAGCTTGTTCTTCAGGCCGGCCACACGGATTTCGAAAAACTCATCCATGTTGCTGGAAAAAATCAGCAGAAAATTCAGCCTTTCCATCAAGGGGTGGCTGTCATCCATAGCCTGTTCCAACACGCGCAGGTTGAACTGCAACAGGCTCAGCTCCCGGTTGAAATAGTAGTCCGGGTTATTGAGGTCGATGGCGCTGTGTTCGCTGGCAATGTCATTCATTGGCGTCGTCCTGACCGGGGCGTTTGCAAAGGCCCTATTGCATGACATTAATGTGACACGGTAATGACAGGTGCAAAATGGTTTTGTGTTAACGGGCTTTTCAGCAGCCTGTTAAGCAGGATAGCGCGAGGGTCGGGGAGGCGGGAAGTAGAGATGAAATAATAAAGCCGCCCGCAGGCGGCTTTATGAATTCTCAGCCCTGGAATATCCAGGATTGCTGGATGATGTCCAGTTCCTGCATCTCCTGGTCGGTAGGGGCGCGGCCTTCAGCCGTAACCAGGCTCGACAGGCTCAATGTGGCGATCAGGATCAGGGTACGCATTACGGTTCTCCTCGGGTCAGGCAGTTATCAACGTCAGCAGAAAACGGTGAAATTCTAGCCATTCCCTCATAAAAGCCATTGGCTGTTGCTGCCTGGCGTACCGGCTCCCGGGGCCTCCGTGGATATTGCGCCGGCTTGCCTGGGTGGATAAAGCAATATAAAGTGTAATTACATCAAATGAAATAAGTGGCGGCACCGCCATTTATTTTTTCCTTTATAGTGCATATACATCAAGGAGAAGGATTATGTTGCTATCCGTGTTTCAAATCCTGATGGCGGGCTACAGTCGGCTGTTACCTGGCAGGGCCAGCGATACGGCGCTGCACCTGTTAACCACGCCTCGGGTGTCCAGAGGGCCATTGTCGTTTCGGGGATCAGAGCCAGATCTGACCGTCTCGCTGGGTGAGCGGGCTCAACTGGCAATCTGGCAAGGTGGCGATGAGGCGGCTCTGTTTGTGCATGGTTGGTCTGGCCGGGCCACACAGATGTCGCCTTTCATCGACGCGCTGAACGCCCGCCGTTACACCCGCTACGCCCTGATTCTGCCGGGGCATGGTCCGCAGGCGGACGGGCCAGCTCACGTGGGGGACTTTATTGCGGCGATCGGTCTGGCGCTGGATTATATCGGCGGTCCGGTGTCCGTGGCGGTGGGGCATTCCATGGGCGCCGGGGCGTTGGCCCATGTGGCCGCGCAGGAACGCCGTATCGAACGACTGGCGCTGATTGCCGGGCCGGCGGAGTTTCGTGGCCTGGTCAATAATTTCGCAGCGTTTCTGCATCTGGGGGAGCGGGCCCGGCTTCAGCTTTTGCAGAAGATGGCCGCACGGGTGGGGATCGGTTTTGATGCGCTGAATATAGCGCGGTTGGGCGGGCAGATAGGTGGTCCGGTATTACTGATCCATGACACCGGTGACAAGGAAATCCCTTTTGCGGAGGCGCTGCGTCTGCAGCAGGCCATGCCCACGGCGACCCTGTATCAGACGCAAGGGCTGGGTCATCGTAGAGTGCTCAGGGATGCTGCGGTGATTGATACCGTTACGACGTTTGCGAATCCGCCACAGGTTCAGCAGGCCCCGGTTAAAGCTCTTGCTTGACCCGCGAGCTGAAGCGATGAAGCTGGCTGGCGATGTTGTCCCACTCCTCTTTTCCCACCATTGACTCAAAAGCATCCTGGGCTTCCTGCCAGCGTATCAGTGCCCGCTGGTAGAGGGCCTCGCCATCGGCAGTGAGCGACAGTCCCAGTGAGCGCTTGTTGCCGGTGGGTGCGGACTCCACCAGGCCTTTCTCGATGAGTTTGTCCACGGTGCGCTGCAGGGAGGTGCGCTCCATGCCCAGCCATTCGGATAACTGGAAAATGGATTCCGGCGGTTGTGCCTTAATGGCATTGAGGATAGAAAACTGGGTAATGCGCAGGCCGGTGTCTGCCAGCTTGTTGTTGTAGAGCCGGGTGACCAGACGTGACAGCACCCGGGAATGAAGGGCGGCGCAATGGCGGCCCACTTCCAGGGGAGCCAGGGTGTCGGTGTTGTCTTGGCCCATCGGTGCGCTCCGATAACTTATTGGTGTATATGCATTATAGGGCGACGGTGTTCCCTGTTGTCCAGTGCGGACTAGGGGGATTGCGGTGGCGCCTGGCCGTTGAGCTCCACAGTCTGGCCATCCCGAAGAATGGTAATTCTGACGCTGGCGCCGGGGGCGCTGGAAGCCATCAGTTGAGCCACCTGGCGGTGATCGGTCACTGTATTGTCGTTCCAGCTCAGTAGCTGGTCTCCGTAACGCAGGCCCAGCTTGTCGGCGGCAGCGCCTTCACCCACCCAGCGTACAAAAGTGTCGTCGCCCCGGCTGGTGACGGACAGCGCCCAGCGATGCTGGATCGTCTTGATCGGGAAACCGTTGCGGTCAAATTGCCAGTCCATGAACCCGAAGAACCAGGGGTTACGCTGCTTGCGTTCCAGATGCCATTGGTTGTTGCGGCCAAACCGGATCAGGCTCTGCTGGGACGCCAGGTCAAGGCGCCATTGCTGTTCCTCGATACGCAACAGCCAGGGCGCGCATTGCCGTTGCTCAATGGGGTAACGAATGACCGCCAGCGGGCCGCTGCGGCTGGGTCCCAGCAGGGTCTGTGCCGGGCCGCATTGTCGGTAGCTGTTGGCCAGATTATCCATCTGTGCCGGTGTCACTACCCAGTCGGCCAGCATGTCGCGGGTATTGTGGGTGTAAATGGACAGATCTGTCCGGTCGTTGTGTGCGGCCATGGCAGCCAGGTAATGCTGTAGCGCCTGTTCCGGTGTGGTCGCAGTGGAAACGTTATCGTGCTCGTCTGACGCTTTCTGCGCCACCTCGCCGATTTGTGCCGGGACCCTGGCGCCGCCGCCAGCGCTGAAGGCTGGCTGTGTCGGCGCCTGAAACGCCTGGTTGGCTTTCGCCTGGCGGGCCCGCTCGATGATCAGTTCCGTGGTGGCCGCAATACCGTCGGCAACCCGGTTATGTCGGAAGAAGGGCACCATCTGTTGGCGTTCCAGATAGGAGACGAAGGCGTCGGTATAAACCCCTTCCAGTGCCGTGGCTACCTCCAGACGGACTTCATTCTGCTGCGGGTCGAGCAATAACAGCAGGCCGCGCCCCGCGTCACTACGCTGCCCTGCGCCGCTGTCCTGAAAGAGTCGACGGGCACGCTGGTTGATATCCCCGGTAGCGCTCTGGATCACCAGTCGGTAGTCGATGTCGTGATCTTCGAGCAGATGGCGGTTCTGGGTGTTCAGTTGCTCGCTGGCGGCTTTGTCCAGGTACTCTTCCTCATCGTTCAGCCATTGCCGGTTGTCACAGCCCACAAGCAGAAGCAGGGCGGGAAGGATGCCGAGAACGAGCAGACGAATGCGTCCATGCATGGTGCTCTCCTTGTGGTCATGTTTGTCTGGAAACGTTCAACGGCGAGCAAGCGGCCGCTTTGACCGGGTTGGCACCTTACCCGTGTCACTACCAGTCTACTGTGCGGCCAGTTTCTGTGCCGCCGCCTTGGCGAAGTAGGTGAGGATGCCATCGGCGCCGGCACGCTTGAAGGCGAGCAGGGATTCCATCATCACCTTGTCCCGGTCCAGCCAGCCGTTCTGGAAGGCGGCCATGTGCATGGCGTATTCGCCGCTCACCTGGTAGGCGTACACCGGTACCTTGAACTCGTCTTTCACCCGGCGCACCACATCCAGGTAGGGCATGCCCGGTTTTACCATCACCATGTCGGCGCCTTCGGCCAGGTCCAGGGCGATTTCGTGCAGGGCTTCGTCGCTGTTGGCCGGGTCCATCTGGTAGGTGGTCTTGTCCGCCTTGCCCAGGTTGCCGGCGGAGCCGACGGCATCGCGAAACGGCCCGTAGTAGGCGCTGGCGTACTTGGCGGAGTAGGCCATGATGCGGGTGTGGATATGGCCATTGGCTTCCAGTGCCTCGCGGATGGCGCCGATGCGGCCATCCATCATGTCCGACGGGGCGATCACGTCGGCGCCGGCTTCGGCCTGGGACAGGGCCTGTTTGACCAGCGCTTCCACGGTCTCATCGTTGAGCACATAGCCGCTGTCATCAATGATGCCGTCCTGACCGTGGGTGGTGAACGGGTCCAGGGCGCCATCGGTGATCACGCCCATTTCCGGTACCGCGGCCTTGATGGCACGCACCGCGCGCTGTGCCAGACCGTCCGGGTTCCAGGCTTCCTTGCCGTCCAGGGTTTTTACATCAGAAGGTGTCACCGGAAACAGAGCCATGGCGGGCACACCCAGGGCAGCCAGTTCCTCGGCTTCCTTAACCAGAAGATCCACGCTCATGCGTTCCACGCCGGGCATGGAGGCCACCGTTTCAGTCTGGTTTTTGCCTTCCAGTACAAACACCGGGTAAATCAGGTCGTCCACCGTCAGGGTGTTTTCGCGCATCAGCCGGCGGGAGAAATCGTCGCGACGCATGCGGCGAAGACGGGTGGCAGGCCAGGGGGCACGGGTGACAGACATGAAGTGGAGTCCTCTAGTAACATGGGGCGCCCGACGCTCGTGAAAGGTCCCGCATCGGGCGGAATGACGTGAGTTTAGCAAGAGCCGTAGACGATGGAAAAACAACCGGCCTTTCATCTGGCCTTTATGGTGAATGACCTGGAAGATGCGGCAGATTTTTACTGCCGGGTGTTGGGTGGCCGCCGGGGGCGGGATGCCCCTAATTGGGTGGATATCGACCTGCACGGCCATCAACTTTCCCTGCACAAAGGTGAGGATCTGACACCGATCCAGGGCTACAGTGAGGTAGATGGCCATCCGGTGCCCATGCCGCACTTTGGCGTGGTGCTGGATTTCGCCCGCTGGGAAACCCTGGTGGAACGCATTTACGACAATGACTGGCCTTTCCTGCTCAAGCCCCGCGAACGTTTTGTGGGTCAGCCCGCCGAGCAGGGCACGTTTTTCGTGCAGGATCCCACCGGCAATACGCTGGAGTTCAAGGGGTTGCGCGAGATCGATCGTATTTTTGAGGTGTAACTCCATGGGCCGTTGGCGACCGAAAGGAACCCCTGCTTCCAAGTACATCACCGCCGAAGGCTATAAAAAGCTCAACGACGAACTGCAGTACCTGTGGAAGGAAAAGCGCCCGGAGATCACCCAGTCGGTGCAGGAAGCGGCTGCCCAGGGGGACCGCTCCGAGAATGCCGAGTACATCTACGGCAAGAAACAACTGCGCGAGATCGATCGGCGAGTACGCTTTCTCAGCAAGCGCCTGGATGACATGACCGTGGTGGATCGCTTGCCGGAAGACCAGAGCCGGGTGTTCTTCGGTGCCTGGGTGGAACTGGAAAACGAGGACGGCGACACCGAAACCTACCGTCTGGTGGGGCCGGACGAAACCGATGCAAAACGGCACTACATCAGTATCGACGCGCCACTGGCACGGGCCTTGCTAAAAAAACAGGTGGATGACGAGGTGGAAGTGCAGACCCCTACCGGGGAGCGCTGTCTCTACCTCAACCGGATCTGGTATCAAAGCGAAGACAGTGACAATGAGCGCTAACCCCAAAGACTACGACAGCAGCAAACGCCCGACCCGGGCCGATGCTCAGGATTTCAGTGAGGGCCAGCGAGAAGGCCTGTACCGGGCCATTTATGAGCGCCGCGATGTGCGTTCTCAATTCCTCCCCGATCCGATCCCGGCACCCGTGCTTCGGCGACTGCTGGGTGCGGCCCATCATGCTCCGTCGGTGGGCTTTATGCAGCCCTGGGATTTTCTGATTATTGATGATGTCGGGGTACGGAAGAAGGTGCTGGATATCTTCGAAACTGAGAATGCCCGGGCCGGCCAGAACTATCAGGGTGAGCGTGGGGAGACTTACCGTAACCTGAAACTTCAGGGCATTCTCGATAGTCCAATGAATCTGTGTATCACCTGTGATCGCTCTCGTGGTGGGCCCAAGGTGCTGGGACGTAATAGCATCATGGAAACCGATCTTTTCAGTACCTGCCTGGCGGTGCAGAACTTGTGGTTGGCCGCGCGAGCCGAAGGCATCGGGGTGGGCTGGGTGAGTATTCTGGATCAACAGAAGCTGACCCGGGTGCTGCAGCTGCCAGACCATGTGTATCCCCTGGCGTACCTGTGCCTGGGTTATGTGAGTGAATTTCTGGAGCAGCCGGAATTGCAGTCCAAGGGGTGGCGATCACGGTTACCGTTGATCGATCTGGTTCACCGCAATGGCTGGGGCCAGCCTCTGGCTGACGGTGACAGGCTGCGCAGCGAGATTGAGGGGGACGCGCAGTGAACCGATTATTGCTGCGCCGGTTGAGCCACGCCGGGGCGAAAGCTTACCAGCCGTATTACCTCTCTGTTCATCATATCCGGAACCACGAGGAATCCTGAATTGAGCGCCAATCGCCGCATCTGGTTTTTTATTCGCAAGTCCCTGCTGGGTGGCCTGACTATCCTGCTGCCGATTTCCATCATCGTGTTTTTCTTCCGCTGGATTTATCAGACGGTGACGGAAATGATCGCGCCGTTTACCACGGTATTTATCCGCGCCTTCGATCTGCCCAAATTCGTGGCCGACTGGTTGTCGGTGCTGGCGGTGCTGGTGCTGTGCTTTCTGGTGGGTACCCTGGTGGCGACCCGGGTGGGAAGCTGGTTGTGGCACCAGTGGGAAGAGAACGTGATGACCCGCCTGCCGGGGTACAAGACGGTCAAGGAAGTGATTGGCCAGTTGATGGGCAGCAACAGCGACAGCCCGTTCAGCCGTGGTGAGGTGGCACGGGTGTGGCTGTATGGCAGAGATACGGATGTATCGGTTACCGCGCTGGTCACGTCCCGCCATGGGGATGGTCATGTCACCATCTTCGTGCCCACCGGCCCCAATCCCACCAGCGGGTTTATCTATCACGTGGATGAAAGCCTGGTGGAACTGCACCCGGAAATCGGCGTGGAGAGCATGATGAAAACCGTGGTGTCCTGCGGTGCGGGAACGGCGGCGCTGTTCAAGACCGACAGGGCGTAGCTACGAGCTACGAGCTACGAGCTACGAGCTACGAGCTACGAGCTACGAGCTACGAGCTACGAGCTACGAGCTACGAGCTACGAGCTACGAGCTACGAGCTACGAGCTACGAGCTACGAGCTACGCTCGATTGGAAAGGGAAGGGTAGGAAAGTTCCCGAGGTTTCGTTATTTCTACGAAGCCGCTGTAGGAGCGGCGCTCTCTGTGCTCTGCGAGTATGAGCCGCGAACCGTGCGAAGCACGGCATCGTCCGCAGGACGATCAAAGCTAGAAGCTAGAAGCTAGAAGCTAGAAGCTAGAAGCTAGAAGCTAGAAGCTAGAAGCTAGAAGCTAGAAGCTAGAAGCTAGAAGCTAGAAGCTAGAAGCTAGAAGCTAGAAGCTAGAAGCTAGATGAATCGCCACCAGTTCTCTAGACACTTCCCTGCCGTTCTTGGTGACGCTTTTCATACTCTACCGGTGACAGCTTTTCATTAGAACCATGGCGTCGACGGTTGTTATAGAACATCTCGATATAATCAAAAATATCTGCCCGGGCCGCGTCCCGACTGCTGTAAATCTTTCGCTTTATTCTCTCCCGCTTCAACAGCTGGAAGAAGCTCTCAGCAACAGCATTGTCGTGGCAGTTACCGCGCCGACTCATACTCCCCTCCAGCTCATGCGCCTTCAGAAACGAGTCCCAGTCGTGGCTGGTGTATTGGCTTCCTTGGTCGGAGTGAACAACCACCTTGCCCTCAGGCTTGCGACGCCAGACCGCCATCAGCAGCGCATCCAGCGCCAGTTCCTTGGTTATCCTGGATTGCATTGACCAACCGATCACCCGTCTTGAGAACAGATCTAGAACAACCGCCAGATACAGCCAGCCTTCATGTGTGCGGATATAGGTAATATCCGTTACCCAGCTCTCGTTCGGGGCTTGCGGATTGAACTGGCGCTGAAGGATATTCGGTGTCACCTTGTGCAGCTCCCCAGCCCTATGGCGTGGTTTACGATACCCCACCTGCGCTCGTATTCCTGCGTGGCGCATCAGGCGGTGGACTCGATTGGGCCCGCATCGCTCGCCATACTCGCGCAGATCGGTATGAACCTTCCGGTAGCCATACACGGCCCCGGATTCCAGCCAGAACTGCTTGATCAGCCCGGACAGGCGCTCGTCCTCGATTGCACGAGCTGAACGAGGCTGTCTCTGCCAGGCGTAAAAGCCACTGGGGTGAACGTCCAACAGAGAACACAGTGAGCGGATTGGCCACCGCTCGCTGTGCTCCTGAATGAAGGCGTACCTCAATCGGACTGACTGGCGAAGTACGCCGCGGCTTTTTTTAGGATGTCTCGCTCTTCGGTAACGCGCTTGAGCTCTTTCTGGAGCCGGCGAATCTCGGCTTGGTCATCTGCATTGGCCTGATGCTGCTCGGAATCCGGGCCAAACTTCCTGATCCAGGCGTACAGGCTATGGGTGGTGACGCCGAGTCGGTCAGCCACTTGGGCCACACTGTGACCACGATCCGTCACCTGGCGAACCGCCTCAATCTTGAATTCTTCGGGATAGCGTTTGCTACTCATAGATACCTCTCTGATTGCCATTTTGGATGGCTGAAAGGTGTCTAGCAAACTGGTGGCGATTCAAGAAGCTAGAAGCTAGAAGCTAGAAGCTAGAAGCTAGAAGCTAGAAGCTAGAAGCTAGAAGCTAAAATTCAGGCTCTCGCCGCCGCTGTATTCTCTTCCAGCGCCGCCTTCATGAAATCGCGCATGGCTTTCAGATATAGCCCCTGATCCAGATGCAGCAGATGGTTGCCCGGGAACCAGTGCAGATCGCAATGATTCCAGTGCTGGTGCAGCAGATGGCTGTGCTTGGGTGGCGCAAAGCGGTCGCCGGCACCGCCGATGATCATGCGCCCGGCCTGGGGGACCTTGCAGGGCCAGGTGAGGGGTGAATGCAGGGCGGTGACTTCCCGCAGTCCCTGCAG from Alcanivorax sp. includes the following:
- a CDS encoding IS3 family transposase (programmed frameshift) encodes the protein MSSKRYPEEFKIEAVRQVTDRGHSVAQVADRLGVTTHSLYAWIRKFGPDSEQHQANADDQAEIRRLQKELKRVTEERDIPKKSRGVLRQSVRLRYAFIQEHSERWPIRSLCSLLDVHPSGFYAWQRQPRSARAIEDERLSGLIKQFWLESGAVYGYRKVHTDLREYGERCGPNRVHRLMRHAGIRAQVGYRKPRHRAGELHKVTPNILQRQFNPQAPNESWVTDITYIRTHEGWLYLAVVLDLFSRRVIGWSMQSRITKELALDALLMAVWRRKPEGKVVVHSDQGSQYTSHDWDSFLKAHELEGSMSRRGNCHDNAVAESFFQLLKRERIKRKIYSSRDAARADIFDYIEMFYNNRRRHGSNEKLSPVEYEKRHQERQGSV
- the greB gene encoding transcription elongation factor GreB, producing MGRWRPKGTPASKYITAEGYKKLNDELQYLWKEKRPEITQSVQEAAAQGDRSENAEYIYGKKQLREIDRRVRFLSKRLDDMTVVDRLPEDQSRVFFGAWVELENEDGDTETYRLVGPDETDAKRHYISIDAPLARALLKKQVDDEVEVQTPTGERCLYLNRIWYQSEDSDNER
- a CDS encoding DUF502 domain-containing protein, whose product is MSANRRIWFFIRKSLLGGLTILLPISIIVFFFRWIYQTVTEMIAPFTTVFIRAFDLPKFVADWLSVLAVLVLCFLVGTLVATRVGSWLWHQWEENVMTRLPGYKTVKEVIGQLMGSNSDSPFSRGEVARVWLYGRDTDVSVTALVTSRHGDGHVTIFVPTGPNPTSGFIYHVDESLVELHPEIGVESMMKTVVSCGAGTAALFKTDRA
- the bluB gene encoding 5,6-dimethylbenzimidazole synthase; this translates as MSANPKDYDSSKRPTRADAQDFSEGQREGLYRAIYERRDVRSQFLPDPIPAPVLRRLLGAAHHAPSVGFMQPWDFLIIDDVGVRKKVLDIFETENARAGQNYQGERGETYRNLKLQGILDSPMNLCITCDRSRGGPKVLGRNSIMETDLFSTCLAVQNLWLAARAEGIGVGWVSILDQQKLTRVLQLPDHVYPLAYLCLGYVSEFLEQPELQSKGWRSRLPLIDLVHRNGWGQPLADGDRLRSEIEGDAQ